The Benincasa hispida cultivar B227 chromosome 9, ASM972705v1, whole genome shotgun sequence genome has a segment encoding these proteins:
- the LOC120086204 gene encoding LRR receptor-like serine/threonine-protein kinase IOS1: MKIMELSGLYSLFGFLLCSLTLLLLVQAQDQSGFISLDCGTPENTSYTETTTKIDYVSDAPYINSGVSGSVASVYGDTYQRQMRKLRSFPQGIRNCYNVSLTKDTKYLIRASFLYGNYDSLNSLPKFDLYIGNSLWETINFTKVDIDVFKDLIHITSSNKVHICLINTGNGVPFISALEFRPLLNVTYQTASGSLSLDYRLDVGSTNNQTYRFPFDVYDRIWIPFNFNEWTQVSTNQTVDETGHNNHQPPSVVMQTASARINASMPLEIWWDTEDSSQYYVFIHVAEVAKLQGNQSRGFNIMHNGDLFYGPLIPTYLSTLTIFGHRPLAAADRHTFSFVPIENATLPPIVNAFEVYKVKDISELEADKGDVDAITNIKSTYGVKKDWQGDPCVPIGYPWSGLNCSNEAAPRIISLNLSASGLNGEVSSYISSLTMLQTLDLSNNNLTGQVPDFLSSLSHLKTLNLGNNKLSGPIPAELLKRSNDGSLSLSVGGNQNLEGCASDPCPKNEEKNNIIIPIVASIGGFLVIVAIAAITFWIIKSRKKQQGKNVVSVVDTSETKSPFGTSLEVRRRQFTYSEVVKMTNNFKKVLGKGGFGEVYYGVIDEVEVAVKMLSLSSSQGYQQFQAEVTLLMRVHHRNLTSLVGYLNEGNHLGLIYEYMANGDLAEHLSERSKRIISWEDRLRIAVDAAQGLEYLHYGCKPPIVHRDVKTTNILLTDNFQGKLADFGLSKSFPTDGNTHMSTVVAGTPGYLDPEYYVSNRLTEKSDVYSFGIALLEIISCKPVISRTGDTPHIARWVTSLLAQGDIQSIVDPRLEGQYETNSVWKTVEVAMACVAANSSRRPTMSDVVAELKDCLATEMSRKLENRSLDSANSIQMRSISVGVGASETSPTAR, translated from the exons atgaagataatgGAATTGTCAGGGCTCTATTCCCTCTTTGGTTTTCTGCTATGTAGTCTAACTCTTCTACTTCTTGTTCAAGCCCAGGATCAGTCAG GATTCATTAGTTTAGACTGTGGAACACCAGAGAATACGAGTTACACCGAAACGACGACCAAGATCGACTATGTTTCTGATGCACCCTACATAAATAGTGGTGTAAGTGGAAGTGTAGCTTCAGTTTATGGAGACACCTACCAAAGGCAAATGAGGAAACTTAGAAGCTTCCCCCAAGGAATTAGAAATTGTTACAATGTAAGCCTTACAAAAGATACCAAATACTTGATTCGAGCAAGTTTCTTATATGGGAATTATGATAGCCTGAATTCTCTACCGAAGTTTGATCTCTATATCGGGAATAGCTTATGGGAGACAATAAACTTCACCAAAGTTGATATTGACGTTTTCAAAGATCTCATACATATTACCTCCTCAAACAAAGTTCACATCTGTCTGATCAATACAGGAAATGGGGTGCCATTTATCTCAGCCTTAGAATTTAGACCTTTACTCAACGTCACTTATCAAACAGCCTCGGGATCCTTATCATTGGATTATCGATTGGACGTCGGTTCAACCAACAATCAAACATACAG GTTCCCTTTTGATGTTTATGATCGCATCTGGATACCATTTAACTTCAATGAGTGGACACAAGTGAGCACCAATCAAACTGTAGATGAAACCGGTCACAACAATCACCAACCGCCATCCGTTGTCATGCAAACTGCCTCTGCCCGAATAAATGCAAGCATGCCACTGGAAATTTGGTGGGATACAGAAGATTCATCTCAATATTATGTATTCATCCACGTTGCTGAAGTTGCAAAGCTTCAAGGAAACCAGAGTAGAGGATTCAATATCATGCACAATGGGGATCTTTTTTATGGACCTCTAATTCCAACTTATTTATCCACACTGACCATTTTTGGTCATAGACCATTGGCTGCAGCAGATAGACATACATTTTCTTTTGTTCCAATTGAGAATGCAACACTACCTCCAATCGTTAATGCTTTCGAGGTATATAAAGTGAAAGATATATCAGAGCTTGAGGCAGACAAAGGAGATG TGGATGCAATTACCAATATCAAGTCAACCTATGGGGTAAAGAAGGATTGGCAAGGAGATCCATGCGTGCCGATAGGATATCCCTGGAGTGGATTAAATTGTAGCAATGAAGCTGCACCAAGAATCATATCCTT GAACTTATCAGCAAGTGGACTGAACGGTGAAGTATCTTCTTACATATCCAGTCTAACCATGTTGCAGACTTT GGACTTGTCAAACAACAATTTGACAGGGCAAGTGCCTGATTTCCTGTCTAGTTTGTCACATCTCAAGACTCT GAACCTAGGTAACAACAAGCTCTCAGGTCCAATTCCGGCTGAGCTTTTGAAAAGATCCAATGATGGCTCACTATCATTAAG TGTGGGAGGTAACCAAAATCTCGAAGGATGTGCATCAGATCCATGTCCAAAGAATGAGGAGAAGAACAACATCATCATTCCAATTGTAGCATCGATTGGTGGATTCCTAGTTATCGTTGCAATTGCTGCAATAACCTTTTGGATCATTAAATCTCGAAAGAAACAACAAGGTAAAAATGTTGTCTCAGTGGTGGATACGTCAGAAACCAAAAGTCCGTTTGGTACTTCATTGGAGGTGAGAAGACGTCAATTTACATATTCTGAGGTGGTGAAAATGACCAACAATTTCAAAAAGGTTCTGGGAAAAGGAGGTTTTGGGGAGGTCTATTATGGTGTCATTGACGAAGTTGAAGTGGCAGTGAAGATGTTGTCTTTATCATCATCGCAAGGATATCAACAATTTCAAGCAGAG GTTACCCTTCTTATGAGAGTTCACCATAGAAACTTGACAAGCCTCGTTGGATATTTGAATGAAGGAAACCACCTTGGCCTCATTTACGAGTACATGGCCAATGGAGATTTGGCAGAACACCTTTCAG AGAGGAGCAAACGAATCATAAGCTGGGAAGATAGACTTCGAATAGCAGTGGATGCAGCTCAAG GACTAGAGTACCTGCATTATGGTTGTAAGCCACCCATAGTCCACAGAGATGTGAAAACAACAAACATCTTGTTGACAGATAATTTCCAAGGCAAACTTGCAGATTTTGGTCTTTCCAAAAGCTTTCCCACAGATGGCAACACCCACATGTCCACGGTTGTTGCTGGCACTCCTGGTTATCTTGATCCAGA GTACTACGTATCAAACAGGCTAACAGAGAAAAGCGATGTATACAGCTTTGGGATAGCTCTATTAGAGATAATCAGTTGCAAACCAGTTATATCAAGAACCGGAGATACACCGCATATAGCTAGATGGGTTACCTCTTTGCTGGCGCAAGGAGATATTCAGAGTATAGTGGACCCAAGATTAGAAGGGCAATATGAAACAAACTCTGTTTGGAAGACGGTGGAAGTGGCAATGGCTTGTGTAGCGGCAAATTCCAGTAGAAGGCCGACGATGAGCGACGTTGTGGCGGAACTCAAAGATTGCCTAGCTACGGAAATGAGTCGAAAGCTTGAGAATCGTTCGCTTGATTCAGCAAATTCCATTCAAATGAGGTCCATCTCTGTAGGAGTCGGTGCTTCCGAAACAAGTCCCACGGCGAGGTAA
- the LOC120086207 gene encoding LRR receptor-like serine/threonine-protein kinase IOS1, with the protein MEIAISRWLLFSFFALLTQAQDETAFLSLDCGLPANSSGYNDPKTNIRYISDAGYINAGESRSVAPDFKKYEQPQWNLRSFPQEIRNCYNISAIKSTSYLIRATFLYGNYDGLNNTPRFDLYLGDTQWTTVDEDDSYYTEMIHIPSTDNLQICLINIDQGTPFISTLEFRKLPSLSYFTVYSLYLYKRYDMGSITNKEYRFPDDVYDRVWEAYQDNNYAQLSTLDSVAADNLDETPAVVMKTAATAKKGTKYLDFSWDSRNVGDKYFVYMHFAELEKLQSNQFRGFNITHNGDYWDGPIIPEYLSTTTAYDIFSSIKPASRHQFSLFPIQNSTLPPIINALEIYVQMEISDLESYNGDVDAISNIRSTYGVKKNWEGDPCVPSGYPWSGLSCNSDSVPRITSLNLSSNGLKGEISLYIFSLPMLQTLDLSNNYLTGEVPKFLSQLLHLKNLNLENNNLSGSLPPDLIKKKMNGSLTLSVEGNPNLCTSEPCTKMTPEQKKSNNNFIIPVVAAVGGLLAFLIIAAIIYWIAKSNKKQQGKDVALTVNPGSSLEKRRQQFTYAQVVMMTNNFERILGKGGFGMVYYGVLDDTQVAVKMISPSAIQGYSQFQAEVTILMRVHHRNLTNLVGYMNDGGHLGLIYEYMAKGNLAEHLSDKSSSILSWEDRLQIAIEAAQGLEYLHHGCKPPIVHRDVKTTNILLTENFNAKLSDFGLSKTYPTDDKSYMSTVIVGTPGYLDPEYYTSNRLTEKSDVYGFGVSLMEIISCRPVISNTPDRETNYIAKWVRTMVDQGDIKNIVDPRLNGAYKNNSVWKAVEVALACVSVDSYQRPTMNQVVIELKDCLAMELNQRSESRPLESKDSIEMMSISMVMNATHSSPMPR; encoded by the exons ATGGAAATTGCAATATCAAGGTGGctactatttagtttttttgcTCTCCTTACTCAAGCTCAAGATGAAACAG CCTTTCTTAGTCTAGATTGTGGTCTACCAGCAAATTCATCAGGCTACAATGATCCAAAAACAAACATTAGGTATATATCAGATGCAGGCTATATAAATGCAGGTGAAAGTAGAAGTGTAGCACCTGACTTCAAGAAGTATGAACAACCACAATGGAATCTAAGAAGTTTTCCTCAAGAAATTAGAAACTGTTACAATATAAGTGCCATTAAAAGCACCAGCTATTTGATTCGAGCAACTTTCTTATACGGAAATTATGATGGGCTCAATAATACTCCTCGATTTGATTTGTATTTGGGAGATACTCAATGGACAACAGTGGATGAGGATGATAGCTACTACACAGAGATGATCCACATTCCTTCAACTGACAACTTGCAAATTTGTCTGATCAACATTGACCAAGGAACACCATTCATCTCAACATTAGAGTTTAGAAAACTTCCGTCTCTCAGTTACTTTACTGTATATTCCTTGTACCTTTATAAGCGGTATGATATGGGCTCAATAACAAACAAGGAATATAG GTTTCCCGATGATGTTTATGATCGAGTGTGGGAAGCGTACCAAGATAATAACTATGCACAACTAAGTACCTTAGATTCTGTAGCTGCTGATAATCTTGACGAAACTCCGGCCGTAGTCATGAAAACTGCTGCAACTGCAAAGAAAGGGACCAAGTACCTTGATTTCTCATGGGATTCGAGAAACGTAGGTGataaatattttgtatatatgCACTTTGCAGAACTTGAAAAGCTTCAAAGCAACCAATTCAGAGGATTTAATATCACTCATAATGGGGACTATTGGGATGGACCTATTATTCCTGAATATTTAAGCACAACAACAGCTTATGACATCTTCTCATCTATAAAGCCAGCATCAAGACATCAATTTTCACTCTtcccaatacaaaattcaaCTCTTCCTCCAATCATCAATGCTTTAGAAATTTATGTTCAAATGGAGATCTCAGACCTAGAATCATACAATGGAGATG TGGATGCAATCAGTAATATTCGGTCAACCTATggggtaaaaaaaaattgggaaggAGACCCATGTGTGCCAAGTGGATATCCATGGAGTGGTTTGAGTTGCAACTCTGATTCAGTTCCTAGAATCACATCACT GAACTTGTCTTCGAACGGATTGAAGGGTGAGATATCTCTGTACATATTCAGTCTACCAATGCTACAAACATT GGATTTGTCAAACAATTACTTGACAGGAGAAGTACCTAAATTTCTGTCCCAGTTGTTACACCTCAAAAACCT AAACTTGGAGAACAACAATCTCTCAGGGTCTCTTCCACCTgaccttataaaaaaaaagatgaacgGTTCACTTACATTAAG TGTAGAAGGTAATCCAAATTTATGTACCTCAGAGCCGTGCACAAAGATGACACCAGAGCAAAAGAAAAGcaacaacaattttatcattcCAGTAGTAGCAGCAGTGGGTGGATTGCTTGCATTCCTCATAATTGCAGCGATTATCTATTGGATTGCTAAATCAAATAAGAAGCAACAAGGTAAGGATGTTGCTTTGACAGTGAATCCAGGCAGTTCCTTGGAGAAAAGGAGACAGCAGTTCACTTATGCTCAAGTTGTGATGATGACCAACAATTTTGAAAGGATTCTTGGGAAGGGAGGATTTGGGATGGTTTACTATGGAGTTCTAGATGACACTCAAGTGGCTGTGAAGATGATTTCTCCATCAGCAATACAAGGCTACAGTCAGTTTCAAGCAGAG GTTACGATTCTTATGAGAGTTCACCATAGAAACTTAACAAACCTTGTAGGGTATATGAATGATGGAGGTCACCTTGGCCTCATTTATGAGTACATGGCCAAAGGAAATCTGGCCGAGCATCTTTCTG ATAAAAGCTCAAGTATCTTAAGCTGGGAAGACAGACTTCAAATTGCGATAGAGGCAGCTCAAG GACTAGAGTATCTGCATCATGGTTGTAAGCCACCAATAGTCCACAGGGATGTGAAAACAACAAACATCTTATTGACAGAAAATTTCAATGCCAAACTTTCTGATTTTGGTCTTTCAAAGACTTATCCAACAGATGACAAGTCCTACATGAGCACTGTTATTGTTGGAACTCCGGGTTACCTTGACCCAGA GTACTATACATCAAACAGGCTAACTGAAAAAAGTGATGTGTATGGTTTTGGAGTTTCCTTGATGGAAATAATTAGTTGCAGACCAGTAATTTCAAATACTCCAGACCGAGAAACGAATTACATAGCCAAATGGGTTCGTACCATGGTTGACCAGGGAGATATCAAGAATATAGTTGACCCAAGATTAAATGGAGCATATAAAAATAACTCTGTTTGGAAAGCTGTGGAAGTAGCCTTGGCTTGCGTATCAGTAGATTCCTATCAAAGGCCAACGATGAATCAAGTAGTGATAGAGTTGAAGGATTGCTTGGCCATGGAGTTGAATCAGAGATCGGAAAGTCGTCCACTGGAATCAAAAGACTCCATTGAAATGATGTCCATATCTATGGTTATGAATGCCACCCACTCCAGTCCCATGCCAAGGTGA